In Peromyscus maniculatus bairdii isolate BWxNUB_F1_BW_parent chromosome 9, HU_Pman_BW_mat_3.1, whole genome shotgun sequence, one genomic interval encodes:
- the LOC143267300 gene encoding disks large homolog 5-like isoform X1, whose amino-acid sequence MLLARLRGLLGRENGEYPENRERWKEAGLESQRKTTQKCFWGRHKAAMEPSSHPTLLTKKGMRKEMQRLNMELPLVTRERNELRDQLFFIRKGPVDNRPNTWYEDLKMEHEEVMTDLQRLQNENTETSEKVDELANLTVFYRGLHSQVLMDHTQLKDQVAMLRQEKKNRIDDWVLLKHHLEALKLMCEDQEEETSDPQTQQQQEFERLEGSLQVLWKQKEMITQEKDLAEKLQHHFEVSQMRSEKLTHELEQDTTQDESLLQKELLNQEPTAEPNLREILDYDALSPYYFISCV is encoded by the exons atgctgctggcaagactgaggggtctccttggaagagagaatggagaatatccggagaacagagagagatggaaggaggctggccttgagtctcagaggaaAACAACCCAAAAGTgtttctggggaaggcaca AGGCTGCTATGGAGCCCTCATCCCACCCAACCCTCCTCACCAAGAAAGGGAtgaggaaggagatgcagaggctGAACATGGAGCTGCCGCTGGTGACAAGGGAGAGAAATGAGCTGCGTGATCAACTATTCTTCATCAGGAAAGGACCCGTGGACAATAG GCCAAATACTTGGTATGAAGATCTGAAGATGGAGCATGAGGAGGTCATGACTGACCTACAGAGATTGCAGAATGAGAACACCGAGACTTCAGAGAAGGTGGATGAGCTTGCCAACCTGACGGTCTTCTATCG TGGTCTGCACAGCCAGGTCCTAATGGATCATACTCAGCTTAAGGACCAAGTAgccatgctgaggcaggagaagaagaATCGGATAGATGATTGGGTCCTGCTGAAGCACCACTTGGAGGCATTGAAATTGATGTGTGAGGACCAAGAAGAAGAGACCAGTGACCCCCAAACACAGCAACAACAG gaatttGAAAGATTGGAGGGAAGCCTGCAGGTCctgtggaagcagaaggagatgatcacccaggaaaaggacttggcagaaaagctgcagcatcactttgaGGTCTCCCAAATGAG GTCAGAGAAACTGACACATGAGCTGGAACAGGACACAACCCAGGATGAGAGCCTGCTTCAGAAGGAGCTGTTAAACCAGGAGCCAACTGCTGAGCCCAATCTCCGGGAAATTCTGGATTATGATGCATTGTCTccctattattttatttcctgtgtgtga
- the LOC143267300 gene encoding disks large homolog 5-like isoform X2, whose translation MEPSSHPTLLTKKGMRKEMQRLNMELPLVTRERNELRDQLFFIRKGPVDNRPNTWYEDLKMEHEEVMTDLQRLQNENTETSEKVDELANLTVFYRGLHSQVLMDHTQLKDQVAMLRQEKKNRIDDWVLLKHHLEALKLMCEDQEEETSDPQTQQQQEFERLEGSLQVLWKQKEMITQEKDLAEKLQHHFEVSQMRSEKLTHELEQDTTQDESLLQKELLNQEPTAEPNLREILDYDALSPYYFISCV comes from the exons ATGGAGCCCTCATCCCACCCAACCCTCCTCACCAAGAAAGGGAtgaggaaggagatgcagaggctGAACATGGAGCTGCCGCTGGTGACAAGGGAGAGAAATGAGCTGCGTGATCAACTATTCTTCATCAGGAAAGGACCCGTGGACAATAG GCCAAATACTTGGTATGAAGATCTGAAGATGGAGCATGAGGAGGTCATGACTGACCTACAGAGATTGCAGAATGAGAACACCGAGACTTCAGAGAAGGTGGATGAGCTTGCCAACCTGACGGTCTTCTATCG TGGTCTGCACAGCCAGGTCCTAATGGATCATACTCAGCTTAAGGACCAAGTAgccatgctgaggcaggagaagaagaATCGGATAGATGATTGGGTCCTGCTGAAGCACCACTTGGAGGCATTGAAATTGATGTGTGAGGACCAAGAAGAAGAGACCAGTGACCCCCAAACACAGCAACAACAG gaatttGAAAGATTGGAGGGAAGCCTGCAGGTCctgtggaagcagaaggagatgatcacccaggaaaaggacttggcagaaaagctgcagcatcactttgaGGTCTCCCAAATGAG GTCAGAGAAACTGACACATGAGCTGGAACAGGACACAACCCAGGATGAGAGCCTGCTTCAGAAGGAGCTGTTAAACCAGGAGCCAACTGCTGAGCCCAATCTCCGGGAAATTCTGGATTATGATGCATTGTCTccctattattttatttcctgtgtgtga